A stretch of Kyrpidia spormannii DNA encodes these proteins:
- a CDS encoding DsbA family oxidoreductase, with amino-acid sequence MFTMRITSYFDYNCVFCYIGRYRLREAANRAGVSIEWVAWAMPEDASPPPKPDDYREGVKRYVQAASEDLGLDIRLMRAVDTQDALTGMYYAREQGVEEPYHQQVFDARFLKGLDVSDRKVLTECAEAAGLSGDGYLNALDHEKYRIQLQADFQRAAHARIWTIPVYEADHRRLEVHHFDQLPTADGLTEWIQLIGTKAEG; translated from the coding sequence ATGTTCACCATGCGAATCACTTCTTATTTCGATTATAATTGCGTGTTTTGTTATATCGGTCGATATCGTCTGCGGGAGGCCGCAAACAGGGCCGGTGTGTCCATCGAATGGGTGGCCTGGGCAATGCCCGAGGATGCTTCTCCCCCGCCAAAACCGGATGACTACCGGGAGGGCGTGAAGCGCTATGTCCAGGCGGCTTCTGAAGATTTGGGCCTCGACATCCGCCTCATGAGGGCAGTTGACACCCAAGATGCCCTCACCGGTATGTATTACGCCCGGGAACAGGGCGTTGAGGAGCCGTATCACCAGCAGGTCTTTGATGCCCGGTTTTTGAAAGGATTGGATGTGTCGGACCGCAAAGTTCTGACAGAATGTGCCGAAGCCGCCGGGCTGTCCGGGGATGGCTATTTGAATGCTTTAGATCATGAGAAGTATCGCATACAGTTACAGGCGGATTTCCAGCGCGCGGCACATGCGCGAATCTGGACCATCCCGGTTTATGAAGCGGATCACCGCCGGTTGGAGGTTCATCACTTTGATCAGTTGCCCACCGCCGATGGGCTGACCGAATGGATCCAACTCATCGGAACGAAAGCGGAAGGTTGA
- a CDS encoding LysM peptidoglycan-binding domain-containing protein, which produces MGTPLRRSAENEKAQAIRFRVDQRKAGVRAYPSRHRGRLARANRAWNRAVFVTGLLVVMGLGTAGGVLLHHHPRAEEGEDRTIMVYEGDTLWSIASQYAGPDVDVREWIYQLRQLNHLTREGTLYPGMILHLPASQ; this is translated from the coding sequence ATGGGTACGCCTCTGAGGAGATCGGCCGAAAACGAGAAGGCGCAAGCGATCCGTTTCAGGGTGGATCAACGGAAGGCCGGGGTGCGAGCCTACCCAAGCCGCCACCGGGGCAGATTGGCGCGGGCAAACCGGGCGTGGAATCGGGCCGTGTTTGTGACGGGGCTTCTTGTTGTCATGGGGCTGGGGACAGCGGGAGGAGTTTTGCTGCACCACCATCCCAGGGCCGAAGAGGGAGAGGACAGAACCATCATGGTATACGAAGGCGACACCCTATGGAGCATCGCGTCACAGTATGCGGGACCCGATGTGGATGTGAGGGAGTGGATCTATCAGTTGCGCCAGCTCAACCACTTGACGAGGGAGGGCACCCTTTATCCGGGCATGATTCTTCACTTGCCCGCCTCGCAATGA